Within Enterobacter sp. RHBSTW-00175, the genomic segment TGACGAAGCGGATATCGCCTGGGTGATAAAAACCTTCGGCGAAGAGCGTTTTGGCAAGCGTATTGCGCGCGCCATTGTTGAGCGTAACCGTATTGAACCTATGACCCGCACCAAAGAGCTGGCTGAAGTCATCGCCGCAGCCACTCCGGTGAAGGACAAACACAAACATCCCGCGACCCGTACCTTCCAGGCGGTTCGTATCTGGGTAAACAGTGAACTGGAGGAAATAGAGCTGGCGCTAAAAAGCTCGCTCGACGTGCTGGCCCCGGGTGGGCGGTTATCCATCATCAGCTTCCATTCGCTGGAAGATCGCATTGTGAAGCGCTTTATGCGTGAGCAAAGCCGCGGTCCACAAGTTCCAGCGGGCCTGCCGATGACGGAAGAGCAACTCAGGAAACTGGGTGGCCGTCAGTTGCGAGCATTAGGCAAGTTGATGCCGGGCGAAGAAGAGGTGGCAGAGAATCCACGTGCCCGTAGTTCAGTGCTGCGTGTTGCAGAAAGGACGAACGCATGATCAGCAGAGTGGCAGAGACCCTAAGCAAAGTTAAGGGATCGTTAGGAAGCAACGAGCGCCATGCCTTGCCTGGCGTGATCGGCGACGATCTTTTGCGGTTTGGGAAGCTGCCACTCTGCTTGTTCATTTGCATCATTGTGACGGCTGTAACGGTGGTTACAACGGCCCACCATACCCGTTTATTAACGGCGCAACGCGAGCAGATGGTACTGGAACGCGATGCGCTGGATATTGAATGGCGAAATCTGATCCTTGAAGAAAACGCGCTCGGCGATCACAGCCGGGTTGAACGGATCGCAACGGAAAAGCTGCAATTGCAGCATGTTGATCCTTCTCAGGAAAATATCGTAGTACAAAAATAAGGGAAAACGCGACGCATGAGAGTAGCGGCAAAAACGCAAAAACCAAAACGTCAGGAAGAGCAGGCCAACTTTATCAGTTGGCGTTTTGCGTTGCTGTGCGGCTGCATTTTACTGGCGCTGACTTTCCTGCTGGGGCGTGTAGCATGGCTACAAATCGTCGCGCCTGACATGCTGGTGCGCCAGGGGGATATGCGTTCCCTACGCGTACAGGAAGTCTCGACTTCTCGCGGGATGATTACCGATCGCTCCGGCCGTCCGCTGGCGGTGAGCGTGCCGGTTAAGGCAATCTGGGCGGATCCTAAAGAGCTTCATGACGCGGGCGGAATCACGCTCGATAACCGGTGGAAAGCGCTTTCAGATGCGCTGAAAATGCCGCTGGACCAGCTAGCGTCACGTGTTAACGCAAACCCGAAAGGACGCTTTATCTATCTGGCGCGTCAGGTGAACCCTGA encodes:
- the rsmH gene encoding 16S rRNA (cytosine(1402)-N(4))-methyltransferase RsmH; amino-acid sequence: MMENYKHTTVLLDEAVNGLNIRPDGIYIDGTFGRGGHSRLILSQLGAEGRLLAIDRDPQAIAVAQAIDDPRFSIVHGPFSALADYVAERGLTGKIDGILLDLGVSSPQLDDAERGFSFMRDGPLDMRMDPTRGQSAAEWLQTADEADIAWVIKTFGEERFGKRIARAIVERNRIEPMTRTKELAEVIAAATPVKDKHKHPATRTFQAVRIWVNSELEEIELALKSSLDVLAPGGRLSIISFHSLEDRIVKRFMREQSRGPQVPAGLPMTEEQLRKLGGRQLRALGKLMPGEEEVAENPRARSSVLRVAERTNA
- the ftsL gene encoding cell division protein FtsL, which produces MISRVAETLSKVKGSLGSNERHALPGVIGDDLLRFGKLPLCLFICIIVTAVTVVTTAHHTRLLTAQREQMVLERDALDIEWRNLILEENALGDHSRVERIATEKLQLQHVDPSQENIVVQK